GTCGTCCTGAAAGCGCGCGACCAGCTCCTGGCGCTTCTTCACCGCCGTCTCGCCGTGGAGCACGAGGCCCGGGCGACCGAACACACCGCCGAGAAACGCGGCCAGCGGCGCGGTCACCTCGCGAAACTGGGTGAAGACCAGCGCCTTCTCCTGCTTGGCGGCGATCACCTCGGCGAGCTCCCGCAGGCGCGCCCATTTGCCGCTGTCGGCCTCGGCCCACGCGCCGTCGCCCAGCCACTGCGAGGGGTGGTTGCAGAGCTGCTTCAAGCGCATCAGGAAGGCGAGCACCAGCCCCTTGCGCTTCATCCCCCCGGCGTCGTCGAGCTGCTCGCCGAGCTCGGCGACGGCCTGCTGGTAGAGCGCGGCCTGCCGGCGGCTGAGCTGGCAAAAGGCCTTGAGCTCCGTCTTGTCGGGCAGGTCGGAGATGACGCTCCGGTCGGTCTTGAGCCGGCGCAGGATGTAGGGGCGCACGAGGTCTCGCAGCGGGCCGTACGGGTTGTGCGCCTTGTCGGCCAGGCTCTTCGTGTAGCGCGTGAACTCCTTGGCCGAGCCGAGGAGGCCGGGGTTGAGGTAATCGAAGATCGACCACAGGTCGCCGAGGCGGTTCTCGATCGGCGTGCCGGTGAGCGCGATCCGCGCCCGCGCCCGGAGCTTCTTGGCCGCGCGGGTCTGCTGGGCCGCGGGGTTCTTGATCGCCTGGGCCTCGTCCAGCACCGCGAGCTGCCACTCCGTGGTGGCCAGCCATGGGACGCGCAGGAGCGAGCCGTAGCTCGTGATCACGAGGTCCAGGCCCTCGAGCCGCGCGGGGTCGATGGCCGCGAGCTCGCTGGCCGGCGTGACCGACGGGTGCGCCACGAGGGCCTTGAGCCCGGGTGCGAAGCGCTGGATTTCGGCGGCCCAGTTGGCGAGGAGCGAGGCGGGAGCCACGAGCACGCTCGGCCGCCGCTCCTTCTCGACGGACGTGCGCCGCAGCACGAGCAGCAGCGAGAGCACCTGGATCGTCTTGCCGAGCCCCATGTCGTCGGCGAGGCAGGCGCCCAGGCCCAGCCGCGAGAGCAGGTGCAGCCAGCGCACGCCCACCTGCTGGTAGGGCCTGAGCGTGCCGTGGAGCTCACGACCGGGATCGACCGCGGCGAGGGCGTCGGGCGAGCGCAGCCCCTTGAGGGTCTCGGCCAGCCACGGACCGGCCACGACCCGCGACCAGTCGGGATCGGCGCCGCTCGGACCGTCGCGCGTGACCTCCGCCCCGGCGAGCAGGCGCAGCGCCTCGGCGAACGAGAGGCCCCCCTCGGCCGCCAGCCGTTCGGCCTGCGCAAAGCCACGCAGCGTGCGGTCGAGCCGCTCGCGATCCACTTCGACCCACTGGCCACGCAGAAACGCGAGCCCGCTCGTGCCGGCCAGAAGCTGCTTCAGCTCGGCCGCTGTCAGCGCCTCGCCGTCGAGCGTGACCTGCATCTGGAAGTCGAGGAGCGCGTCGGTGCCGAGCGCGGAAGGGGCCCCGGCTCCGACGGTGGCCGTGACCCGCGGCCGGGAGGGTCGCCCCACGCGCCAGCTCGCGGGCATGCGGACCACGACGCCCGCGCGTTCGAGCGTCTCCGCATCCCCCAGGAAGCGGAACGCCTCCTCGGGCGACCAGCGCAGCGGGTGGAAGAGCTCCCCCGCATCCACCATCTGCTCGAGCCAGGCGCACTCCTCGGCCGCGCGCTGGACCGGGAGCAAGAGGGAGAGGAGCTTCCCCTTGTTCGCCGCGCCCGCGTACTCCCGCAGGGCCTGGCCGAGCGGCAGGTGCTGGGCCTTGCCCTGCCCCGAGAGGCGGTGGGTGTACGTCGCGAGGAAGGCGAACGGGGCCTGCTCGTCCTTGCGGTTCTCCGCGAGGTTGAAGTGCACCCGACCGACCACGTTCCAGGCCGGGTGGAGCCCCTTGAGGTAGTCCGAAAGCGAAACGCCCGCCTCGGCGAGCTCGACCGCAAAGGCCTCCCCGAGCTCCGCCCACAGCGCGCGCAGCACCTCGACGGTGAGGTACTCGGCGCCGGGCATCAGAGGTGCAGCCGCGGCCAGCTCGTCGAGGTCTTCCGGCGGCGGCGGCAGCTCGCGGTCGCGGCCCTCTCCGTCGGCCCGCGTGCAGAGCGCCGTGACGAAGCGGCTGCCGAGCTCGCGCCAGTAGCCGAACACGGGTGGCAGGGCCTGGCCCACCTCCCCGGCCCCGAGGCGGAGCAGCCCGTGCCCCGACCCGCGCGCGAAGGCCTTCCGCAGGCGCGCACCGAGTCCCGGCTCGAGCGCCGGGGCGTCCTCCTGCTCAACGATCCCGAGGCGTCCGTGCGGCGTGAGGGACGGGGTGAGTCGCAGCTCGGCTGGGCTTCGGATCGACGTCGCCACGGTGGTGATGCGCTCTTCGACGCACCGTAGCACGCCGCCGCTAGAAACCTCGATACCGCGGTCGATCGCGCGTCAGAAATCCCCCCCCTCGCGCGTCTGGCCTCCCAACCCAGGAGGAAAGCCGCCCATGAGAGTCCTGTTCCTCACCTCGCTCCAGGATGCGCTCCCCCCGCCCTTCAAGCCCCTGCGTCTGAACGGGCATATCCAGCTCGGTCTCTCCTATATATCGGCTCTCCTGCGGCAGCACGGGCACCAGACGGACCTCATGGTCCTCACGCGAGACACTCCCCGCGCGGCCATCGAGCGCGAGATCGCCCGCTTTCGCCCCACGGTGGTCGGGTTCTCGTCCATGACCTCCGAGTTCACCTTCATGCGCGAGACCGCCGCCCACCTGAAGCGTCGGTTCCCCGAGCTCTTCCTCATCGTGGGCGGCATTCACGTCACGCTGAACCCCCACGAGGACTACCTGACCGACTTCAACGCGCTCTGCGTGGGAGAGGGCGAGTACCCCATGCTCGAGCTGGTGCAGTGCCTGGAGCGAGGCGAGGCGCCCGTGGGAATCGACAACCTCTGGGTCCGGTGGAACGGCACGCTGCACAAGAACCCGCCCCGAAGCTTCGTGCAGAACCTGGACGCGCTGCCCTTTCCCGACCGCTCCCTCTGGACCCGCTGGATCCGTCGCGCCGACGAGACCCCCCACACCGTGATGCTC
Above is a window of Deltaproteobacteria bacterium DNA encoding:
- a CDS encoding DEAD/DEAH box helicase, which encodes MATSIRSPAELRLTPSLTPHGRLGIVEQEDAPALEPGLGARLRKAFARGSGHGLLRLGAGEVGQALPPVFGYWRELGSRFVTALCTRADGEGRDRELPPPPEDLDELAAAAPLMPGAEYLTVEVLRALWAELGEAFAVELAEAGVSLSDYLKGLHPAWNVVGRVHFNLAENRKDEQAPFAFLATYTHRLSGQGKAQHLPLGQALREYAGAANKGKLLSLLLPVQRAAEECAWLEQMVDAGELFHPLRWSPEEAFRFLGDAETLERAGVVVRMPASWRVGRPSRPRVTATVGAGAPSALGTDALLDFQMQVTLDGEALTAAELKQLLAGTSGLAFLRGQWVEVDRERLDRTLRGFAQAERLAAEGGLSFAEALRLLAGAEVTRDGPSGADPDWSRVVAGPWLAETLKGLRSPDALAAVDPGRELHGTLRPYQQVGVRWLHLLSRLGLGACLADDMGLGKTIQVLSLLLVLRRTSVEKERRPSVLVAPASLLANWAAEIQRFAPGLKALVAHPSVTPASELAAIDPARLEGLDLVITSYGSLLRVPWLATTEWQLAVLDEAQAIKNPAAQQTRAAKKLRARARIALTGTPIENRLGDLWSIFDYLNPGLLGSAKEFTRYTKSLADKAHNPYGPLRDLVRPYILRRLKTDRSVISDLPDKTELKAFCQLSRRQAALYQQAVAELGEQLDDAGGMKRKGLVLAFLMRLKQLCNHPSQWLGDGAWAEADSGKWARLRELAEVIAAKQEKALVFTQFREVTAPLAAFLGGVFGRPGLVLHGETAVKKRQELVARFQDDEAVPFFVLSLKAGGSGLNLTAASHVIHFDRWWNPAVENQATDRAFRIGQTKNVLVHKFVCRGTVEEKLDALIESKKALSKELLEGGAELKLTELGDEELLRLVALDLNAAMKE